A genomic region of Podarcis raffonei isolate rPodRaf1 chromosome 13, rPodRaf1.pri, whole genome shotgun sequence contains the following coding sequences:
- the LOC128399273 gene encoding vomeronasal type-2 receptor 26-like, with protein sequence MSNSHCSVVPKYYQQILALVFAVKEINKNSNLLPNVTLGFHIFDSYFSERMTYWATLELLSTHYRFVPNYQCDKQKYLVAVIGGLDFEVSLHMAAILGVYKIPQLTYGSFAPEDAGPRQSTCFYRMVPNEAHQYTGIVELLLHFGWTWVGLLAADSESGEKFMEILQTLLFQRGICLAFSERTPKGSYFEEYYHMIPQWLQAYLAIAESKANAVIVYGEAKSMGFLQLWLAAAGAENMTSMEKIWIMTAQLDFSAVAFQMSQSMQPFHGSICFTVHSKEVQGFNTLLRSLNPFMAGEDGFLQQFWLQTFYCFFSKSSTEFSEPCTGLEKLDSLPSSGFEMSMTGHSYSIYNAVYVVAHALHDAMYRSRAKHRGIVRRWRLQLQKLQPWQLHPFLRSVSFNNSAGEEVSFSEKRELEAGFDITNLVTFPNNSFIRMKVGWMNLDAPPGKEFSINEEKMVWHRSFQQVPPLSQWNKNCPSGTRRKKKEGEKFCCYDCAPCSEGKISYQKDMNDCVECSEDYYPNRNQTQCIPKSISFLTLEEPLGMSLAFGSIFSSLLTILSLAIFMKHQDTPIVRANNRDLTYVLLLSLLLCFLCPLIFLSRPDRVTCLVRQMAFGVVFTVTVSCVLAKTITVVLAFMATIPGSRMRKWVGKRLASAIVLTCTIIQAAVCTVWLGTSPPFPHFDKHSVRGEIILECNEGSAAMFYCVLGYMGLLAIVSFVVAFLARKLPDSFNEAKFITFSMLLFCSVWISFVPVYLSSKGKHMVAVEIFSILASSAGILGSIFFPKCYIIILRPDLNDKQQLIKKK encoded by the exons ATGTCCAACTCTCATTGCAGTGTTGTACCAAAATACTATCAGCAAATTCTGGCTTTGGTGTTTGcagtcaaggaaatcaacaagaaTTCCAATCTATTACCTAATGTCACATTAGGATTCCACATCTTTGATAGTTACTTCAGTGAAAGGATGACCTACTGGGCTACTTTGGAGCTACTCTCTACACACTATAGATTTGTACCCAACTACCAGTGTGACAAACAGAAATATCTGGTGGCCGTCATTGGGGGACTTGACTTTGAGGTTTCCCTCCACATGGCAGCCATCTTAGGTGTCTACAAGATTCCCCAG CTCACTTATGGCTCCTTTGCCCCAGAGGATGCTGGTCCAAGACAATCCACTTGCTTCTACCGGATGGTGCCCAATGAAGCCCATCAGTACACTGGGATTGTTGAATTACTTCTGCACTTTGGATGGACGTGGGTTGGGTTGCTCGCTGCGGATAGTGAGAGTGGAGAGAAATTTATGGAAATCCTGCAAACTCTGCTTTTCCAGAGAGGTATTTGCTTGGCCTTTTCAGAGCGAACTCCAAAAGGCTCATATTTTGAAGAGTATTATCACATGATTCCCCAGTGGCTCCAAGCCTATCTTGCTATTGCGGAAAGCAAAGCCAATGCTGTCATTGTCTATGGAGAAGCCAAATCCATGGGTTTTTTGCAACTATGGCTAGCGGCAGCGGGTGCAGAAAACATGACATCTATGGAGAAAATATGGATTATGACTGCTCAACTGGATTTCTCAGCAGTGGCCTTTCAAATGAGCCAGAGTATGCAACCATTTCATGGCTCCATCTGCTTCACAGTGCACTCAAAGGAGGTGCAAGGATTCAATACCCTTCTTCGCTCCCTAAATCCTttcatggcaggtgaagatggttTTCTTCAGCAGTTCTGGCTGCAGACATTCTACTGTTTCTTTTCCAAATCCAGTACTGAGTTCAGTGAACCCTGCACTGGACTGGAGAAGCTGGACAGCCTCCCCTCGTCTGGCTTTGagatgagcatgactggccacagctacagcatctacaatgctgtctatgttgtggcacatgctctgcatgACGCCATGTACAGATCTAGGGCAAAACACAGAGGAATTGTGAGAAGATGGAGACTGCAGCTTCAGAAattgcagccttggcag CTCCACCCATTTCTTAGGAgtgtctcatttaacaacagtgcggGAGAAGAAGTGTCTTTTAGTGAGAAGAGGGAATTAGAAGCTGGGTTCGATATTACCAActtggtcactttcccaaataactCCTTCATCAGAATGAAGGTTGGATGGATGAATTTGGATGCTCCCCCAGGAAAAGAGTTTTCCATCAATGAAGAAAAAATGGTGTGGCACAGGAGTTTTCAACAG GTGCCACCCCTCTCTCAATggaacaaaaattgcccttctggtactaggagaaaaaagaaggaaggggagaaattctGCTGCTATGACTGTGCTCCGTGTTCAGAAGGCAAGATTTCATACCAGAAAG acATGAATGACTGTGTCGAATGCTCAGAAGATTACTATCCAAACAGGAaccaaacacaatgcattccaAAGTCCATCAGCTTCTTGACTTTGGAAGAACCGCTTGGGATGAGCTTAGCTTTTGGCTCCATATTCTCCTCTTTGCTGACCATATTGTCCCTCGCCATCTTTATGAAGCATCAGGACACACCGATTGTCAGGGCCAAtaatcgggacctcacctacgttctcctcctgtctctccttctctgttttctctgccccctcatcttcctcagcCGACCAGACAGAGTGACCTGCCTTGTCCGACAAATGGCTTTTGGTGTGGTTTTCACAGtgactgtttcttgtgtgttggccaaaaccatcaccgttgttctggcattcatggccaccataccaggatccagaatgaggaaatgggtggggaaaagactggcaagcgCCATTGTGTTGACTTGTACTATTATCCAAGCTGCTGTTTGCACTGTGTGGCTgggaacctctcccccattcccccaTTTTGACAAGCATTCTGTGAGGGGAGAAATTATtctggaatgtaatgaagggtcagctgccatgttttactgtgtcctgggctacatgggcctcctggccattgtcagttttgttgtagcatttttagccaggaaactgcctgacagctttaatgaggccaaattcatcaccttcagcatgttgttgttttgtagtgtttggatctcctttgttCCGGTCTACCTGAGCTCCAAGGGAaaacacatggtggctgtggagatcttctccatcttggcctctagTGCTGGGATACTGGGTTCCATCTttttccccaaatgctacattatcataTTGAGGCCTGACCTGAATGACAAACAGCAGTTAATAAAGAAGAAATAG
- the LOC128400311 gene encoding vomeronasal type-2 receptor 26-like encodes MYNFNCRLVPKNYQHVLALVFAVNEVNENPQILPNVTLGFHIHDSYFSERMTYWATLDILSTPYRFVPNYQCGIQNNLMAIIGGLDFETSLHMAAILTGYKIPQLTYGSFAPEDAGQSQSTPFYRMVPNEAHQYTGIVELLLHFGWTWVGLLAADSESGEKFMEILQTLLFQRGICLAFAERTPKGSYFEEYYDMISQWLQTYYMIAESKANAVVVYGEDKSLFFLQIWLVAGEVENVTSMEKVWIMTAQLDFSAVAFRMSQDMQPFHGSICFTVHSNEVQGFKTLLRSLNPFMAGEDGFLQQFWQDTFHCFFSKSSTEFSEPCTGLEKLDSLPSSGFEMSMTGHSYSIYNAVYVVAHALHAMFQSWLKDRGIVRRWRPHLQKLQPWQLHPFLRSVSFNNSAGEEVSFSEKREFEAGFDITNLVTFPNNSFIRMKVGWMNLDAPPGKEFSINEDKMVWHRSFHQVPPLSQCNKKCPSGTRRKKKEGEKFCCYDCAPCSEGKISYQKDMNDCVGCSEDHYPNRNQTQCVPKSISFLTLEEPLGMSLAFGSVFSSLLTILSLAIFMKHQDTPIVRANNRDLTYVLLLSLLLCFLCPLIFLSRPDRVTCLVRQMAFGMVFTVTVSCVLAKTITVVLAFMATKPGSRMRKWVGKRLTSAIVLTCTIIQAGICTVWLGTSPPFPHFDKHSVRGEIILECNEGSAAMFYCVLGYMGLLATVSFVVAFLARKLPDSFNEAKFITFSMLLFCSVWISFVPVYLSSKGKHMVAVEIFSILASSAGLLGSIFFPKCYIIILRPDLNDKQQLIKKK; translated from the exons ATGTATAATTTTAATTGCAGGCTCGTTCCAAAGAACTACCAGCATGTTCTGGCCTTGGTGTTTGCTGTCAATGAGGTCAATGAGAACCCTCAGATATTGCCCAATGTCACATTAGGATTCCACATCCATGACAGCTACTTCAGTGAAAGGATGACCTACTGGGCCACTCTGGACATACTCTCCACACCCTATAGATTTGTTCCCAACTACCAGTGTGGCATACAGAATAATCTGATGGCAATCATTGGGGGACTTGactttgaaacttccctccacaTGGCAGCCATCTTAACAGGCTACAAGATTCCCCAG CTCACTTATGGCTCCTTTGCCCCAGAGGATGCTGGTCAAAGCCAATCCACTCCCTTCTACCGGATGGTGCCCAATGAAGCCCATCAGTACACTGGGATTGTTGAGCTACTTCTGCACTTTGGATGGACGTGGGTTGGGTTGCTCGCGGCGGATAGTGAGAGTGGAGAGAAGTTTATGGAAATCCTGCAAACTCTGCTTTTCCAGAGAGGAATTTGCTTGGCCTTTGCAGAGAGAACTCCAAAAGGCTCATATTTTGAAGAGTATTACGACATGATTTCCCAGTGGCTCCAAACCTATTACATGATTGCGGAAAGCAAAGCCAATGCTGTCGTTGTCTATGGAGAAGACAAGTCCttgttttttttgcaaatatGGCTAGTGGCAGGGGAAGTGGAAAATGTGACATCTATGGAGAAGGTATGGATTATGACTGCTCAACTGGATTTCTCAGCAGTGGCCTTTCGAATGAGCCAGGATATGCAACCATTTCATGGCTCCATATGCTTCACAGTGCACTCAAATGAGGTGCAAGGATTCAAGACCCTTCTTCGCTCCCTAAATCCTttcatggcaggtgaagatggttTTCTTCAGCAGTTCTGGCAAGATACGTTCCATTGTTTCTTTTCAAAATCCAGTACTGAGTTCAGTGAACCCTGCACTGGACTGGAGAAGCTGGACAGCCTCCCCTCGTCTGGCTTTGagatgagcatgactggccacagctacagcatctacaatgctgtctatgttgTGGCACATGCTCTACATGCCATGTTCCAATCCTGGTTGAAAGACAGAGGAATTGTGAGAAGATGGAGACCGCACCTTCAGAAattgcagccttggcag CTCCACCCATTTCTTAGGAgtgtctcatttaacaacagtgcggGAGAAGAAGTGTCTTTTAGTGAGAAGAGGGAATTTGAAGCTGGATTCGATATTACCAActtggtcactttcccaaataactCCTTCATCAGAATGAAGGTTGGATGGATGAATTTGGATGCTCCCCCAGGAAAAGAGTTTTCCATCAATGAAGACAAAATGGTGTGGCACAGGAGTTTTCACCAG GTGCCACCCCTCTCTCAATGCAACAAAAAATGCCCTTCTGGTACtaggagaaaaaagaaggaaggggagaaattctGCTGCTATGACTGTGCTCCATGTTCAGAAGGCAAGATTTCATACCAGAAAG acATGAATGACTGTGTTGGATGCTCAGAAGATCACTATCCAAACAGGAACCAAACACAATGCGTTCCGAAGTCCATCAGCTTCTTGACTTTGGAAGAACCGCTTGGGATGAGCTTAGCGTTTGGCTCCGTATTCTCCTCTTTGCTCACCATATTGTCCCTCGCCATCTTTATGAAGCATCAGGACACACCGATTGTCAGGGCCAAtaatcgggacctcacctacgttctcctcctgtctctccttCTCTGTTTTCTCTGTCCTCTCATCTTCCTCAGCCGACCAGACAGAGTGACCTGCCTTGTCCGACAAATGGCTTTTGGTATGGTTTTCACAGtgactgtttcttgtgtgttggccaaaaccatcaccgttgttctggcattcatggccaccaaaccaggatccagaatgaggaaatgggtggggaaaagactgacAAGTGCCATTGTGTTGACTTGTACTATTATCCAAGCTGGTATTTGTACTGTGTGGCTGggaacctctcccccatttccccattttgaCAAGCATTCTGTGAGGGGAGAAATTATtctggaatgtaatgaagggtcagctgccatgttttactgtgtcttgggctacatgggcctcctggccactgtcagttttgttgtagcatttttagccaggaaactgcctgacagctttaatgaggccaaattcatcaccttcagcatgttgttgttttgtagtgtttggatctcctttgttCCGGTCTACCTGAGCTCCAAGGGAaaacacatggtggctgtggagatcttctccatcttggcctctagTGCTGGTTTACTGGGTTCCATCTttttccccaaatgctacattatcataTTGAGGCCTGATCTGAATGACAAACAGCAGTTAATAAAGAAGAAATAG